A genome region from Streptomyces pratensis includes the following:
- a CDS encoding DUF1059 domain-containing protein, producing the protein MTRKIADCRRYPSVSNCTLTISGEEDEVVRAAAEHAVSVHEHTDSPELREQIRASLEDEKVAV; encoded by the coding sequence ATGACACGGAAGATCGCAGACTGCCGTAGGTACCCGAGCGTCTCGAACTGCACGCTCACCATTTCCGGTGAAGAGGACGAAGTCGTCCGGGCCGCAGCCGAACACGCGGTCTCGGTCCACGAGCACACGGACAGCCCGGAACTGCGCGAGCAGATCCGGGCCTCGCTCGAGGACGAGAAGGTCGCAGTCTGA
- a CDS encoding MarR family winged helix-turn-helix transcriptional regulator, producing MLPQDMTTAASPSGGATPGHPGSDHLLDALQHQVAVFARRAEQTRLGGVGQVRNSMDRAAYLLLNRLDVEGPMGVKALAAGMGIDSSTVTRQVAPLVDTGLVKRTSHPEDGRAVVLQLSPRGQARLEEVRASRRELMSQVTDGWSQEERDTFCALLTRFNGSLAARQAAHQPVTEN from the coding sequence ATGCTCCCTCAGGACATGACGACTGCTGCGTCTCCTTCCGGGGGCGCGACCCCCGGACACCCGGGAAGCGACCACCTGCTCGACGCTCTCCAGCACCAGGTGGCCGTCTTCGCCCGCCGTGCCGAGCAGACCCGCCTCGGCGGCGTCGGCCAGGTCCGCAACTCGATGGACCGGGCGGCCTATCTGCTGCTCAACCGGCTCGACGTGGAAGGGCCCATGGGCGTCAAGGCGCTGGCCGCGGGCATGGGGATCGACTCCTCGACCGTGACCCGGCAGGTCGCGCCGCTCGTCGACACCGGTCTGGTCAAGCGCACCTCGCACCCGGAGGACGGACGCGCGGTCGTGCTGCAGCTGTCGCCGCGCGGCCAGGCACGCCTGGAGGAGGTCCGCGCCTCGCGGCGTGAGCTGATGTCCCAGGTGACCGACGGCTGGAGCCAGGAGGAGCGCGACACGTTCTGCGCCCTGCTGACCCGGTTCAACGGTTCGCTGGCGGCCCGGCAGGCGGCGCACCAGCCGGTGACGGAGAACTGA
- the ilvA gene encoding threonine ammonia-lyase yields MTFRTSGPFPPLILDDVRGAQKMLSGVARTTGMEGSRHLSSLVGAPVHLKCENLQRTGSFKLRGAYVRIAGLSPVERAAGVVAASAGNHAQGVALASSLLGVRSTVFMPVGAPLPKVAATRDYGAEVRLQGHVVDETLAAAQEYAEETGAVFIHPFDHPDIMAGQGTVGLEILEQCPEVRTIVVGIGGGGLAAGIAVAVKALRPDVRIVGVQAAGAAAFPPSLSAGHPVALDSVGTMADGIKVGRPGDLTFPLVQELVDEVRTVSEDELSSALLLCLERAKMVVEPAGASPVAALLSDPKAFRGPVVAVLSGGNVDPLLMQRVLTHGMVAAGRYLGLRLRLTDRPGALAAMLATLSVADANVLDISHVRTDPRLGLTEAEVELHLETKGPEHCEEVASALRAAGYLVRS; encoded by the coding sequence ATGACCTTCCGTACGTCAGGCCCCTTTCCTCCGCTGATCCTCGACGACGTCCGAGGAGCGCAGAAGATGCTGTCCGGGGTGGCCAGAACGACCGGGATGGAGGGCAGCCGCCATCTCAGCTCCCTCGTCGGTGCGCCGGTCCACCTCAAGTGCGAGAACCTCCAGCGCACCGGCTCGTTCAAACTGCGCGGGGCGTACGTGCGGATCGCCGGACTCAGCCCCGTCGAACGGGCGGCCGGAGTGGTGGCCGCGAGTGCCGGAAACCATGCGCAGGGTGTAGCACTCGCGTCTTCGTTGCTCGGCGTACGCTCCACGGTCTTCATGCCGGTCGGCGCCCCCCTGCCGAAGGTGGCGGCGACCCGGGACTACGGGGCGGAGGTCCGGCTGCAGGGGCACGTCGTCGACGAGACGCTCGCCGCCGCCCAGGAGTACGCCGAGGAGACCGGTGCCGTCTTCATCCACCCCTTCGACCACCCCGACATCATGGCGGGCCAGGGCACCGTCGGCCTGGAGATCCTCGAGCAGTGCCCGGAGGTCCGCACGATCGTCGTCGGCATCGGCGGCGGCGGTCTCGCCGCCGGGATCGCGGTCGCGGTGAAGGCGCTGCGTCCCGACGTCAGGATCGTCGGCGTCCAGGCGGCGGGCGCGGCCGCCTTCCCGCCCTCGCTGTCCGCCGGGCATCCCGTGGCGCTCGACTCGGTGGGGACCATGGCCGACGGGATCAAGGTGGGACGCCCCGGCGACCTCACGTTCCCGCTGGTCCAGGAGCTGGTGGACGAGGTCCGCACGGTCTCCGAGGACGAGCTCTCCAGCGCGCTGCTGCTGTGTCTGGAGCGGGCGAAGATGGTCGTGGAGCCGGCCGGGGCGAGCCCGGTCGCGGCGCTGCTCAGCGACCCGAAGGCGTTCCGGGGGCCTGTCGTCGCCGTGCTGTCGGGCGGCAACGTGGACCCCCTGCTGATGCAGCGCGTCCTGACGCACGGCATGGTCGCGGCGGGCCGCTACCTGGGCCTGCGGCTGCGGCTCACCGACCGGCCCGGAGCACTGGCCGCGATGCTCGCCACGCTCTCCGTCGCCGACGCCAACGTGCTCGACATCAGCCACGTACGGACCGACCCCCGGCTCGGGCTCACCGAGGCGGAGGTGGAGCTCCATCTGGAGACCAAGGGGCCGGAACACTGCGAGGAGGTCGCCTCCGCCCTGCGGGCGGCGGGCTACCTGGTGCGGTCCTGA
- a CDS encoding ATP-binding cassette domain-containing protein, whose amino-acid sequence MPGAIYAEGLVKTFGDVRALGGVDLDVPEGTVLGLLGPNGAGKTTAVRVLTTLLRPDSGRAVVAGVDVLKNPDEVRRSIGLSGQFAAVDEYLTGRENLQMVGQLYQMSSRDAKKRAGELLEKFNLADAADRTAKTYSGGMRRRLDLAAALVVSPPVMFMDEPTTGLDPRNRQQLWEVIEELVAGGTTLLLTTQYLEEADHLAHDICVIDHGKVIARGTSDQLKARTGGERVEVVVHQPDQIDPARSVLATYGKGEISVAEHTRKLTVPVTGGAKLLAEVIRDLDTRGVEIDDIGLRRPTLDDVFISLTGHAAELEKNGGNASTEAAQGRKEGVR is encoded by the coding sequence ATGCCAGGCGCCATCTACGCCGAAGGCCTGGTGAAGACCTTCGGCGATGTACGAGCACTGGGCGGCGTCGATCTCGACGTACCCGAAGGCACCGTCCTCGGCCTGCTGGGGCCCAACGGCGCCGGCAAGACGACAGCGGTACGTGTCCTGACCACCCTGCTGCGACCGGACAGCGGGCGCGCCGTCGTGGCGGGCGTCGACGTCCTGAAGAATCCCGACGAGGTGCGCCGCTCGATCGGCCTCTCCGGCCAGTTCGCGGCCGTCGACGAATACCTCACGGGCCGCGAGAACCTCCAGATGGTCGGGCAGCTCTACCAGATGAGCTCGCGTGACGCGAAGAAGCGGGCGGGGGAGCTCCTGGAGAAGTTCAACCTCGCGGACGCGGCCGACCGCACCGCGAAGACGTACTCCGGGGGCATGCGCCGCCGCCTCGACCTGGCGGCGGCGCTCGTCGTCTCCCCGCCGGTGATGTTCATGGACGAGCCCACCACGGGGCTCGACCCGCGCAACCGGCAGCAGCTGTGGGAGGTCATCGAGGAGCTCGTCGCGGGCGGTACGACACTGCTGCTGACCACGCAGTACCTGGAGGAGGCCGACCACCTCGCCCACGACATCTGCGTCATCGACCACGGCAAGGTCATCGCCCGCGGCACCTCCGACCAGCTCAAGGCCCGGACGGGCGGGGAGCGCGTCGAGGTCGTCGTCCACCAGCCCGACCAGATCGATCCCGCCCGCTCGGTGCTCGCCACGTACGGCAAGGGGGAGATCTCCGTCGCCGAACACACCCGCAAGCTGACCGTCCCGGTCACCGGCGGGGCGAAGCTGCTGGCCGAGGTGATCCGCGATCTCGACACCCGGGGCGTGGAGATCGACGACATCGGTCTGCGCCGCCCCACCCTCGACGACGTCTTCATCTCGCTCACGGGCCACGCCGCCGAGCTGGAGAAGAACGGCGGGAACGCATCGACAGAGGCCGCACAGGGCCGGAAGGAGGGCGTGCGGTGA
- a CDS encoding ABC transporter permease produces the protein MSAVTDARDLAPLKSRGAISRSVADSLVVARRNLIRMSRIPEMVLFGLIQPVMFVVLFSYVFGGSLVVGGSTSAAGYREFLMAGIFAQTVTFATAGAGAGIADDMHKGLIDRFRSLPMARGAVLTGRTLADLVQTTLTVIVLTIVALLVGWRIHEGIPKALAAFILLLLLGYAFSWIGALIGLSVRTPEAATSGGLIWLFPVTFISNAFVPTENMAGWLQPIAEWNPFSATVQACRELFGNPGVSPSDAWPMQHPVWASILWSVVIIAVFRTLAVRKYRQAATG, from the coding sequence GTGAGCGCCGTCACGGACGCGCGGGACCTCGCCCCGCTCAAATCGCGCGGGGCGATCAGCCGGTCGGTGGCCGACTCCCTGGTCGTCGCCCGGAGAAATCTCATCCGTATGAGCCGGATTCCTGAGATGGTCCTGTTCGGGCTCATCCAGCCGGTCATGTTCGTCGTGCTCTTCAGCTACGTCTTCGGCGGGTCACTCGTGGTCGGCGGCTCGACGAGCGCCGCCGGGTACCGGGAGTTCCTGATGGCCGGGATCTTCGCCCAGACCGTCACCTTCGCCACCGCCGGCGCGGGTGCGGGCATCGCCGACGACATGCACAAGGGGCTGATCGACCGTTTCCGGTCGCTGCCCATGGCGCGCGGCGCCGTACTCACCGGCCGGACGCTGGCCGACCTCGTCCAGACCACCCTGACCGTCATCGTGCTCACGATCGTGGCCCTGCTCGTCGGCTGGCGCATCCACGAGGGCATCCCGAAGGCCCTGGCGGCCTTCATCCTGCTGCTCCTGCTCGGCTATGCCTTCTCCTGGATCGGCGCACTGATCGGCCTGTCCGTACGCACCCCGGAAGCGGCCACCTCGGGCGGTCTCATCTGGCTGTTCCCGGTCACGTTCATCTCGAACGCCTTCGTGCCCACCGAGAACATGGCGGGCTGGCTCCAGCCGATCGCCGAGTGGAACCCGTTCAGCGCGACCGTCCAGGCCTGCCGCGAGCTGTTCGGGAACCCCGGTGTCTCGCCGTCCGACGCCTGGCCCATGCAGCATCCGGTCTGGGCCTCGATCCTCTGGTCCGTAGTGATCATCGCGGTGTTCCGGACACTCGCCGTCCGGAAGTACCGCCAGGCGGCCACCGGATAG
- the greA gene encoding transcription elongation factor GreA — translation MTQTSDNVTWLTPEAYNQLKAELEYLSGPARTEISVKIAAAREEGDLRENGGYHAAKEEQGKMELRVRQLTQLLEHAKVGEAPADDGVVEPGMVVTIAFDGDPDDTVTFLLASREYASTDIETYSPQSPLGTGVNGKRVGDDAEYELPNGKKATVKIVSAKPYQG, via the coding sequence GTGACCCAGACCAGCGATAACGTCACCTGGCTCACGCCGGAGGCGTACAACCAGCTGAAGGCAGAGCTGGAGTACCTGTCTGGTCCCGCGCGCACGGAGATCTCCGTCAAGATCGCGGCGGCCCGCGAGGAGGGTGACCTCCGCGAGAACGGCGGGTACCACGCCGCCAAGGAGGAGCAGGGCAAGATGGAGCTCCGGGTCCGTCAGCTGACCCAGCTCCTGGAGCACGCGAAGGTCGGCGAGGCCCCCGCCGACGACGGCGTGGTCGAGCCCGGCATGGTCGTGACCATCGCATTCGACGGCGACCCGGACGACACGGTCACCTTCCTGCTCGCCTCCCGCGAGTACGCGAGCACCGACATCGAGACGTACTCCCCCCAGTCGCCGCTCGGCACGGGCGTGAACGGCAAGCGCGTGGGGGACGACGCGGAGTACGAGCTGCCGAACGGCAAGAAGGCCACGGTGAAGATCGTCTCGGCGAAGCCGTACCAGGGCTGA
- a CDS encoding DUF4307 domain-containing protein, protein MAAVREALPEGRYGRSQDQRADRRLKIIGSVLGAAFLAMIGWFGYDYVAGQDISAEVIKSRIVSDGRAEAHLEVRKELDADGHCTLRALSEDGGEVGRADFRFDERSERIDEIVSLRTTARATAVELKGCAAGG, encoded by the coding sequence ATGGCAGCGGTTCGCGAGGCCTTGCCCGAGGGGCGTTACGGCCGGTCGCAGGATCAACGCGCGGACCGCAGGCTGAAGATCATCGGTTCGGTGCTGGGCGCCGCCTTCCTCGCCATGATCGGCTGGTTCGGTTACGACTACGTGGCCGGCCAGGACATCAGCGCCGAGGTCATCAAGTCGCGGATCGTCTCGGACGGCCGCGCGGAGGCCCACCTCGAGGTGCGCAAGGAACTGGACGCCGACGGGCACTGCACCCTCCGCGCCCTGAGCGAGGACGGCGGCGAGGTCGGCCGGGCCGACTTCCGCTTCGACGAGCGCTCCGAGCGGATCGACGAGATCGTCTCCCTGCGCACCACCGCCAGGGCGACGGCGGTGGAGCTGAAGGGGTGCGCCGCGGGCGGCTGA
- the mca gene encoding mycothiol conjugate amidase Mca: protein MTEQLRLMAVHAHPDDESSKGAATMAKYVSEGVDVLVVTCTGGERGSILNPKLQGDAYIEANIHEVRKKEMDEAREILGVEQEWLGFVDSGLPEGDPLPPLPEGCFALEDDETAAGRLVAKIRAFRPQVITTYDENGGYPHPDHIKTHTISMIAFEGAADTERFPEAEFGPAFQPQKLYYNQGFNKPRTVALHEALLARGLESPYGEWLERWKEFERAERTLTTHIPCDDFFEIRDKALIAHATQIDPDGGWFRVPMDVQREVWPTEEYELAKSLVATSLPESDLFAGIRDNA, encoded by the coding sequence TTGACCGAGCAGCTGCGACTGATGGCCGTTCACGCCCACCCCGACGACGAGTCGAGCAAGGGCGCGGCCACCATGGCCAAGTACGTGTCCGAGGGGGTGGACGTCCTGGTCGTCACCTGCACAGGGGGCGAGCGGGGTTCCATCCTGAACCCGAAGCTCCAGGGGGACGCGTACATCGAGGCGAACATCCACGAGGTGCGCAAGAAGGAGATGGACGAGGCCAGGGAGATCCTGGGCGTCGAGCAGGAGTGGCTCGGCTTCGTCGACTCGGGTCTGCCCGAGGGCGACCCGCTGCCTCCGCTGCCCGAGGGCTGCTTCGCCCTGGAGGACGACGAGACGGCGGCGGGGCGCCTCGTCGCGAAGATCCGTGCGTTCAGGCCGCAGGTGATCACCACCTACGACGAGAACGGCGGGTACCCGCACCCCGACCACATCAAGACCCACACGATCTCCATGATCGCGTTCGAGGGTGCCGCGGACACCGAGAGGTTCCCCGAGGCGGAGTTCGGCCCGGCCTTCCAGCCGCAGAAGCTCTACTACAACCAGGGCTTCAACAAGCCGCGCACGGTCGCCCTGCACGAGGCTCTCCTCGCCCGCGGGCTGGAGTCCCCGTACGGCGAGTGGCTGGAGCGCTGGAAGGAGTTCGAGCGCGCCGAACGCACGCTGACCACACACATCCCGTGCGACGACTTCTTCGAGATCCGCGACAAGGCGCTGATCGCGCACGCGACGCAGATCGATCCGGACGGCGGCTGGTTCCGGGTGCCGATGGACGTCCAGCGGGAGGTCTGGCCGACCGAGGAGTACGAGCTCGCCAAGTCTCTGGTCGCTACCTCCCTCCCCGAGAGCGACCTCTTCGCGGGCATCCGCGACAATGCCTGA
- a CDS encoding tetratricopeptide repeat protein: MRDSHRAEAERLLVRAVEEEARRTGGRTDSGALLARARGALDSMAAGAADEYAAYTGALDAAGAGQQPLSARFSRATLGTPMLVTGVAAAAAIGADLALGTATGLALGAGAAVALAGTTATMARVTASHWPAAHRRAGERNQPGGPEQLRLEWLTALEVRGIRPYLDQQRMLTASARPPKKAGASVVAQLRGGDRSAAARTRSLLEQSFGHLPSSEGPFAGRRSELAQITQWVHAARAATETRPTVVVLHGAPGSGRTTLAVRAAHALKDQFRGACVVDLRGDVADETPLPTRDALLHLLNRLGAPREQLLFRETSSAEQHVRRLGDLYHQHLTGTPVTIVLDDATDAAQVRTLVPERSDSLVLVTARAPLELPDDIPARVYHLPVGALDAAGAEELLRESAHDEESGPYDYPSTDTVVELCGGLPLALRVAGSALGARTRAELAAALGAYGPVAPVERALWLRYTDQSESARRLLRRLALAGRASLGAAAAASLLSSDEQEAGRLLESLAGAGLLVHVRGARYRLHDLVRDFALARLLDEEPAADRTAAQERLIQNYAELADAVIRMVDGKMSTRAGQFGSHGFSSLDAALRWLDDESSFITSALRHAEGVDQRAVLHLLGALCDYCLLRGDLYRLGEISELTQAVDQGLLERSVQWRTGIAARQLGELDKARTTLSSVVGLYREAHNDAGAALALCSLGITLHHQGNLTEASARLREALALQASPEQAEDRAWSLHALAAVERDRAGLAEALTLLDTALALHREGESLHGEAWTHFQLGQVCLRMGEVARAEEELSTALDLYGRTRDERGEAWALTQLARARLLDGDPAPAVEELRGALARHRANEDARGEAWTRYYLGQALEEDGDTDQAVRELERARTMFSRMRDVYGLACARHHSGRVTRDQRAAQTGNLRNSGFARQLLVDARADFRRIGVAHGEAWTCLELALIDGGNNRAAQALGLCDEAVALFASYGDVRGGDWAAFLRCTLLPYASPGGSEVGTAVAQQELADLLEATHPLRDAKLEDCGEAFRVALNRGVDLDEGWQAWRLGLTPSRHAREVMGVPVGVRP, translated from the coding sequence ATGCGGGACAGCCATCGGGCGGAAGCCGAAAGGCTGTTGGTACGTGCCGTGGAGGAAGAGGCACGGCGGACAGGAGGCCGGACGGACTCCGGCGCACTGCTGGCGCGTGCGCGGGGCGCGCTCGACAGCATGGCGGCGGGCGCGGCCGACGAGTACGCCGCCTACACCGGGGCGCTGGACGCCGCGGGGGCCGGCCAGCAGCCGTTGTCGGCGCGGTTCAGCAGGGCGACGCTGGGAACACCGATGCTGGTGACGGGCGTTGCCGCCGCGGCTGCGATCGGCGCGGACCTCGCCCTCGGCACCGCGACCGGTCTCGCCCTGGGCGCGGGCGCGGCGGTCGCCCTCGCGGGGACGACCGCGACGATGGCACGGGTGACCGCCTCGCACTGGCCCGCCGCCCATCGCAGGGCGGGCGAGCGGAACCAGCCCGGCGGGCCCGAACAGCTGCGGCTGGAATGGCTGACGGCCCTGGAGGTACGGGGCATCCGCCCGTACCTCGACCAGCAGCGCATGCTGACCGCCTCCGCCCGCCCGCCGAAGAAGGCAGGCGCCTCCGTGGTGGCGCAGTTGCGCGGCGGTGACCGCAGTGCCGCCGCCCGCACCCGCTCACTCCTCGAACAGTCCTTCGGTCATCTTCCGTCTTCGGAAGGCCCGTTCGCGGGACGCCGCAGCGAACTGGCACAGATCACACAGTGGGTGCACGCGGCCCGCGCCGCGACCGAGACCAGGCCGACCGTCGTCGTCCTGCACGGCGCTCCGGGGTCCGGCCGCACCACACTCGCCGTACGGGCGGCGCACGCGCTCAAGGACCAGTTCCGAGGGGCGTGCGTGGTCGACCTGCGGGGCGATGTCGCCGACGAGACGCCGCTGCCGACCCGGGACGCGCTCCTGCACCTGCTCAACCGGCTGGGGGCGCCGCGCGAACAGCTCCTCTTCCGTGAGACGTCCTCCGCCGAACAGCACGTACGGCGCCTGGGCGATCTCTACCATCAGCATCTGACGGGCACACCCGTCACGATCGTCCTGGACGACGCCACCGACGCCGCCCAGGTGCGCACGCTCGTTCCCGAGCGCTCCGACAGCCTCGTTCTCGTCACCGCCCGCGCCCCCCTCGAACTGCCCGACGACATCCCGGCCCGGGTGTACCACCTGCCCGTCGGCGCTCTGGACGCGGCGGGCGCCGAGGAACTGCTGCGCGAGTCGGCCCACGACGAGGAGAGCGGCCCGTACGACTACCCGTCGACCGACACCGTCGTCGAGCTGTGCGGCGGGCTGCCGCTCGCCCTGCGCGTCGCGGGGTCGGCACTCGGTGCGCGCACCCGGGCCGAGCTCGCGGCGGCGCTCGGGGCGTACGGTCCGGTCGCGCCCGTCGAGCGGGCCCTGTGGCTGCGCTACACCGACCAGTCCGAGTCCGCCCGCCGGCTGCTGCGGCGGCTCGCCCTGGCCGGACGCGCCAGCCTCGGGGCCGCCGCGGCGGCGTCGCTGCTGTCCTCCGACGAACAGGAGGCCGGCCGCCTGCTGGAGTCCCTGGCCGGGGCCGGGCTCCTCGTGCATGTCCGGGGGGCGCGTTACCGGCTGCACGACCTCGTACGGGACTTCGCCCTGGCGAGACTGCTCGACGAGGAACCGGCTGCCGACCGTACGGCCGCCCAGGAGCGCCTGATCCAGAACTACGCCGAGCTGGCCGACGCGGTGATCCGCATGGTGGACGGCAAGATGTCCACCCGCGCCGGGCAGTTCGGTTCGCACGGCTTCAGCTCTCTGGACGCCGCCCTGCGCTGGCTGGACGACGAGTCGAGCTTCATCACCTCGGCGCTGCGGCACGCGGAGGGAGTCGACCAGCGGGCGGTGCTCCATCTGTTGGGCGCCCTTTGCGACTACTGCCTGCTGCGCGGCGACCTCTACCGGCTCGGCGAGATCAGCGAGCTGACGCAGGCCGTGGACCAGGGACTCCTGGAGCGGTCGGTCCAGTGGCGCACGGGTATCGCGGCCAGGCAGCTCGGGGAGCTCGACAAGGCCCGTACCACGCTGTCCTCCGTCGTCGGCCTCTACCGCGAGGCGCACAACGACGCGGGGGCCGCCCTCGCGCTCTGTTCGCTGGGCATCACGCTGCACCACCAGGGCAATCTGACCGAGGCCTCGGCGCGGCTGCGTGAGGCACTGGCACTGCAGGCCTCGCCGGAACAGGCCGAGGACCGCGCCTGGTCCCTGCACGCCCTGGCCGCAGTCGAGCGCGACCGGGCCGGTCTGGCCGAGGCCCTGACCCTGCTGGACACCGCGCTGGCCCTGCACCGCGAGGGCGAGTCGCTGCACGGCGAGGCCTGGACCCACTTCCAGCTCGGCCAGGTCTGCCTGCGGATGGGCGAGGTCGCGAGGGCCGAGGAGGAGCTCTCCACCGCGCTGGACCTGTACGGGCGCACCAGGGACGAGCGCGGGGAGGCCTGGGCCCTGACCCAGCTGGCCCGCGCCCGGCTGCTGGACGGCGATCCCGCTCCGGCGGTGGAGGAGCTGCGCGGGGCCCTCGCCCGGCACCGGGCCAACGAGGACGCGCGGGGCGAGGCGTGGACGCGGTACTACCTGGGGCAGGCGCTGGAGGAGGACGGCGACACCGACCAGGCGGTACGGGAGCTGGAGCGGGCCCGCACGATGTTCTCCCGGATGCGGGACGTGTACGGGCTGGCGTGCGCCCGCCACCACTCGGGGCGCGTCACCCGCGACCAGCGGGCCGCGCAGACGGGCAACCTGCGGAACTCCGGTTTCGCCCGGCAGCTCCTGGTGGACGCCCGGGCGGACTTCCGGCGGATCGGGGTCGCCCACGGCGAGGCCTGGACCTGTCTGGAGCTGGCCCTGATCGACGGAGGGAACAACCGCGCGGCGCAGGCGCTGGGGCTGTGCGACGAGGCCGTCGCCCTGTTCGCCTCGTACGGCGACGTCCGGGGCGGCGACTGGGCGGCGTTCCTGCGGTGCACCTTGCTGCCGTACGCCTCACCGGGAGGCAGCGAGGTGGGCACGGCGGTGGCCCAGCAGGAACTCGCGGACCTGCTGGAGGCCACCCACCCGCTGCGGGACGCGAAGCTGGAGGACTGCGGTGAGGCCTTCCGGGTCGCCCTCAACCGCGGGGTGGACCTGGACGAGGGCTGGCAGGCCTGGCGCCTCGGGCTGACACCGTCCCGGCATGCCCGCGAGGTGATGGGGGTGCCGGTCGGCGTGCGGCCCTGA